A genomic window from Carassius auratus strain Wakin chromosome 19, ASM336829v1, whole genome shotgun sequence includes:
- the LOC113119148 gene encoding serine incorporator 1-like, producing the protein MGACMALCSMASCASCLCGSASCLLSRCCPSTNNSVVTRLAFSFFLLLGTIVSIIMILPGMETQLKKIPGFCEGGTSIPGVHGKVNCDIIVGYKSVYRMCFAMACFFFLFSIIMIRVRSSKDPRAAIQNGFWFFKFLILVALTVGAFFIPDGAFNTVWYYFGVVGSFIFILIQLILLVDFAHTWNQRWVENAEDGNSKCWYAALLSFTLVHYICAFAAVVLFYIFYTQPDDCAEHKAFISLNLILCVLVSVVSILPKVQEAQPSSGLLQASLISLYTMYLTWSAMSNNPNRKCNPSLLSLVHSGPTAVPPTGAPGVQTQWWDAQSIVGLVIFLLCTLYASIRSSNNGQVNKLMHTEDVQGLVAADASEGDSEDGSRHAVDNEEDAVTYSYSFFHFSLLLASLYIMMTLTNWYQPDTDYTAMKTSMPSVWVKICSSWLGLALYLWTLVAPLILSDRDFS; encoded by the exons ATGGGTGCGTGTATGGCCTTGTGCTCTATGGCGAGCTGC GCGTCTTGTCTGTGCGGCTCTGCATCATGTCTTTTATCAAGATGCTGTCCTTCTACAAACAACTCTGTTGTGACCCGCCTGGCGTTCTCCTTCTTCCTGCTGCTGGGCACGATAGTGTCCATCATCATGATCCTGCCCGGCATGGAGACACAGCTGAAGAAG ATTCCTGGTTTTTGTGAAGGAGGCACTTCTATACCTGGAGTGCATGGGAAGGTGAACTGTGATATCATTGTTGGCTATAAGTCGGTCTACAGGATGTGCTTTGCCATGGCctgtttcttcttcctcttctccatCATCATGATCCGTGTGAGAAGCAGCAAGGACCCACGAGCCGCAATTCAAAACGG TTTCTGGTTCTTCAAGTTCTTGATTCTGGTCGCTCTTACAGTGGGAGCTTTCTTCATTCCAGATGGAGCATTCAACACAG TGTGGTACTACTTCGGTGTGGTTGGGTCCTTCATCTTCATTCTGATCCAGCTCATTCTGCTGGTGGATTTTGCTCACACCTGGAACCAGAGGTGGGTGGAGAACGCGGAGGATGGGAACAGCAAATGCTGGTATGCAG CCCTGCTGTCGTTCACACTGGTGCACTATATCTGTGCCTTTGCTGCCGTGGTTTTGTTCTATATCTTCTACACCCAGCCGGATGACTGCGCCGAGCACAAAGCCTTCATCAGTCTCAACCTCATCCTCTGCGTCCTGGTGTCTGTGGTGTCTATTCTTCCAAAAGTGCAG GAGGCTCAGCCGAGCTCTGGCCTGCTCCAGGCGTCGCTCATCTCGCTCTACACCATGTATCTCACATGGTCTGCCATGAGCAACAACCCCA ATCGTAAGTGTAACCCGAGTCTGTTGAGTCTGGTCCACAGCGGGCCGACAGCAGTCCCTCCCACCGGCGCCCCGGGCGTCCAGACGCAGTGGTGGGACGCCCAGAGCATCGTGGGGCTGGTCATCTTCCTCCTCTGCACTCTGTATGCCAG CATTCGCTCCTCAAACAACGGTCAGGTGAATAAGCTGATGCACACAGAGGACGTTCAGGGGCTGGTGGCCGCCGATGCCAGCGAGGGCGACTCTGAGGACGGCTCCAGACACGCTGTGGATAACGAAGAGGACGCGGTCACATACAGCTACTCCTTCTTCCATTTCTCTCTGCTCCTGGCCTCCCTCTACATCATGATGACCCTGACCAACTGGTACCA ACCTGACACGGACTACACAGCCATGAAAACCAGCATGCCCTCTGTGTGGGTGAAGATCTGCTCGAGTTGGCTGGGACTGGCGCTGTACCTCTGGACCCTGGTGGCTCCGCTGATCCTGAGTGACCGAGACTTCAGCTAA